A stretch of Myxococcus hansupus DNA encodes these proteins:
- a CDS encoding type I polyketide synthase, which translates to MTTFAEKVALYSPKRLALLAMELKSRLDAVEAIQSEPVAIIGMGCRFPGGGNSPASYWDLLCNGVDAVTEVPSSRWTREAMARMDPEALEKLGAKWGAFIDKVDQFDADFFGISPHEAHRMDPQQRILLEVAWEALEHAGLDVAGLAGSRTGVFVGVYSDDYALLQMGNPSARDSSSVTGAINCVVPGRLSYLLDFQGPSLSVDTACSSSLVALHLAVQSLRQQECSMALACGVNLILSPLSSSRVSRAQALAPDGRCKTFDARANGFVRGEGCGVVVLKRLSDAIAAGDHILALVRGSAVNQDGKSAGLTAPNVLAQKALIRQALQNASLEPADIDCIEAHGTGTSLGDPIEMEALHEVYAQGRTAEQALVIGAAKTNIGHLESAAGIAGVIKMVLSLQQEAVPPLAHFQRLNPRIDFGGESITLPTTLRPWPVRDARKRRGAVSSFGISGTNAHVILEEPPEAPVASAAREKGAYLLPLSARSASALQTLARRYADLLASAPEVSLRDVCFTSALRRTHHEYRVAFAGESPASLAAQLREFAEARPAPVAAKTDTRRKVAFVFPGQGSQWLGMGRQLFDQELVFREAVERIDEAMRPHVSWRLVEVLRAPPEASRLHEIDVVQPVLFAMAVGLSALWRSWGVEPDAVVGHSMGEVAAAHVAGALSLEDAAAIICLRSRLLRRISGQGAMLATELPLEDARKALGGREAQVAIAVSNSPTSTVLSGETRALEAIRGELEARNVFCRWVKVDVASHSPQVDPLRDELLSVLAHVHPRASSVPIISTVSGTPCDGSGFDAAYWVRNLREPVLFSTAIGKLAEEGHTVFMEMSPHPILLPAVERCLQHAGREGLTLASLRRDERERTVLLESMGALYRAGNPVQWRRLFPAGGRLTTLPAYPWQHRGYWLDAAASAAPSVVEAVTSLKGRPVRVAHGVDGHVFELELSSTALPWLGAHRLGGVAVVPASALIELVLSGAAETLGVGGRALSNVAFERALVLKGDARRVVQVHLSSASGGTHAFQIHSRGEGGASSDSSWVRHCQGQLQPLGSALPTHESLDGVRARCAQHVPGTAVYAELERCNVQYDDALRTLGEAWRWPGEALGRVVPASERLQEAARYQLHPALLDAGLQTLAVAMAAEPDEAALFMPVGIESFECVPGRADVQWAHVAVSHASQPDERRAALTLLDGDGRVVAVARGVRLRRVAAERLLEVLGEARAQDWFHDVTWEERPVVSTRAVSAEWLIFADRGGWGSTFAEALRREGVPSVIVTAGESYQRLNAHRFVVDPKRPEDLARVLREAPTPTPEHEGRALFLWGLDEGLGAMSETGAPESTVAALHLMKALIAVPGRAKLWVVTRGAQVTGTGTEPVSLAQSPLWGMGRSLSLEQPGVWGGLIDLPPLASADETSAVLREIAASGHDGEDQLVLREGRVLVPRLSRGRVEAGGESPRLRSDATYLVTGGLGGLGLKVARWLVERGARHLVLLGRSGVADAGDAVSARRREALASLRAQGATVTPVSVDVADRERMAAHLVYLAATLPPLRGVIHAAALITECPLEDLDAAAMTAMLRPKVLGSWVLHELTRGIELDFFVLFSSTSTLWGASGLAHYAAGNQFLEALAHHRRMGGLPATTLHWGTWDEIGGERGGSARSYTRFGLNPMDSERALDAMGQVLRSGASHKTVASVDWSVLKPIWEARRRRPFLHHMGESSPGVARGATSRARLLLELQSLPADRRFDTLVQRIQGEVGRILGFAPMELPPADRGFFQMGMTSQMSVELRNVLQRGLEKELPASLAFDHPTVLALAKRLAATVTSVEVPLPVPTAPAPKSSAMSVDIDDLSARLSQVTELSDDEVERLIAQKLR; encoded by the coding sequence ATGACGACTTTCGCGGAAAAGGTTGCGCTGTACTCCCCCAAGCGGCTCGCGCTGCTGGCGATGGAACTCAAGTCGCGGCTCGATGCGGTGGAAGCCATTCAATCCGAGCCGGTGGCCATCATTGGCATGGGGTGCCGGTTCCCGGGGGGCGGGAACAGCCCGGCGTCGTACTGGGACCTCCTGTGCAACGGCGTGGACGCCGTCACCGAGGTGCCGTCATCTCGGTGGACCCGTGAGGCCATGGCTCGCATGGACCCCGAGGCCTTGGAGAAGCTGGGCGCGAAGTGGGGTGCGTTCATCGACAAGGTGGACCAGTTCGACGCGGACTTCTTCGGCATCTCGCCGCACGAGGCGCACCGGATGGATCCGCAGCAGCGCATCCTGCTGGAGGTGGCGTGGGAGGCACTGGAGCACGCCGGATTGGACGTGGCGGGCCTTGCCGGCAGTCGCACGGGCGTGTTTGTCGGCGTGTACAGCGACGACTACGCGCTGCTCCAGATGGGCAATCCGTCCGCGCGTGACTCCAGCAGCGTGACGGGGGCCATCAACTGCGTGGTGCCGGGGCGCCTGTCGTACCTCCTGGACTTCCAAGGGCCGAGCCTGTCGGTGGACACCGCGTGTTCGTCGTCCCTGGTGGCGTTGCACCTGGCGGTCCAGAGCCTGCGTCAGCAGGAGTGCTCGATGGCGCTGGCCTGCGGCGTCAACCTCATCCTGTCGCCGCTCTCCTCCAGCAGGGTGTCCCGGGCACAGGCGCTCGCGCCGGACGGGCGCTGCAAGACGTTCGATGCGCGCGCCAATGGCTTCGTGCGTGGCGAGGGCTGCGGCGTGGTGGTCCTCAAGCGCTTGTCGGATGCGATTGCGGCCGGTGACCACATCCTCGCGCTCGTCCGAGGCTCGGCCGTCAACCAAGACGGCAAGTCCGCGGGCCTGACGGCGCCGAACGTGCTCGCGCAGAAGGCGCTCATCCGTCAGGCGCTCCAGAACGCGAGCCTGGAGCCCGCGGACATCGACTGCATCGAGGCCCATGGCACGGGCACCTCGCTGGGCGACCCCATCGAAATGGAGGCGCTCCATGAGGTCTACGCCCAGGGGCGCACCGCGGAGCAAGCGCTCGTCATTGGCGCGGCGAAGACGAACATCGGTCATCTGGAGTCGGCCGCGGGCATCGCGGGTGTCATCAAGATGGTCCTCTCGCTGCAACAAGAGGCCGTCCCGCCGCTCGCGCACTTCCAGCGTCTGAATCCGCGCATCGACTTCGGGGGGGAGTCCATCACCCTGCCGACGACGCTGCGCCCGTGGCCCGTACGTGATGCCCGGAAGCGCCGGGGCGCGGTGAGCTCCTTCGGCATCAGCGGAACGAACGCGCACGTGATTCTGGAAGAGCCTCCCGAAGCGCCCGTGGCCTCCGCCGCGCGGGAGAAGGGCGCGTACCTGCTGCCGCTGTCGGCCCGTTCGGCCTCGGCGCTCCAGACGTTGGCGCGTCGGTACGCGGACCTACTCGCGTCGGCGCCGGAGGTGTCGCTCCGGGATGTCTGCTTCACGTCCGCGCTGCGGCGGACGCATCACGAATACCGCGTGGCTTTCGCGGGGGAGTCTCCCGCCTCGCTGGCGGCACAGCTTCGCGAGTTCGCCGAGGCCCGCCCCGCGCCCGTCGCGGCGAAGACGGACACGCGGCGCAAGGTGGCCTTCGTGTTCCCGGGGCAGGGCTCGCAGTGGCTCGGCATGGGGCGGCAGCTCTTCGACCAGGAGCTTGTCTTCCGGGAGGCCGTGGAGCGCATCGACGAGGCCATGCGGCCCCACGTGTCCTGGCGCCTGGTCGAGGTGCTGCGCGCGCCGCCCGAGGCGTCCCGGCTCCATGAAATCGACGTCGTCCAGCCGGTGCTGTTCGCGATGGCGGTGGGGTTGTCGGCCCTCTGGCGGTCGTGGGGCGTCGAGCCCGACGCGGTGGTGGGGCACAGCATGGGCGAGGTGGCCGCGGCGCATGTGGCGGGCGCGCTGTCCCTGGAAGACGCGGCGGCCATCATCTGCCTGCGCAGCCGGCTGCTTCGGCGCATCAGCGGTCAGGGCGCGATGCTGGCGACCGAGCTGCCGCTGGAGGACGCACGCAAGGCGCTGGGGGGCCGCGAAGCGCAGGTGGCCATCGCGGTGAGCAACAGCCCCACGTCGACGGTGCTCTCCGGAGAGACCCGCGCGCTCGAAGCGATTCGCGGGGAACTCGAGGCGCGCAACGTGTTCTGCCGCTGGGTGAAGGTCGACGTGGCCTCACACAGCCCGCAGGTGGACCCGCTGCGTGACGAGCTCCTGTCGGTCCTCGCTCACGTGCATCCCAGGGCTTCATCGGTCCCCATCATCTCCACGGTGAGCGGGACGCCTTGCGACGGCTCGGGCTTCGACGCCGCGTACTGGGTGCGCAACCTCCGTGAGCCGGTGCTGTTCTCGACGGCCATCGGGAAGCTCGCGGAGGAAGGGCACACGGTCTTCATGGAGATGAGCCCGCATCCCATCCTCCTGCCGGCGGTCGAGCGCTGCCTGCAACATGCGGGCAGGGAGGGGCTGACGCTCGCGTCCTTGCGCCGAGACGAGCGAGAGCGGACCGTCCTCCTGGAGTCCATGGGTGCGCTGTACCGCGCGGGAAACCCCGTGCAATGGCGGCGGCTCTTCCCTGCGGGAGGCAGGCTGACGACGCTGCCCGCCTATCCGTGGCAGCACCGAGGGTATTGGCTCGACGCGGCGGCCTCGGCGGCGCCTTCGGTCGTCGAGGCGGTGACGTCCCTCAAGGGAAGGCCCGTGCGAGTCGCGCACGGGGTCGACGGCCACGTCTTCGAATTGGAGCTGAGCAGCACCGCGTTGCCGTGGCTCGGCGCGCATCGGTTGGGCGGCGTCGCCGTCGTTCCCGCGTCAGCGCTCATCGAGCTGGTCCTGAGCGGCGCCGCGGAGACGTTGGGTGTGGGAGGCCGGGCGCTGTCGAACGTGGCGTTCGAGAGAGCCCTGGTGTTGAAGGGGGACGCCCGGCGAGTCGTTCAGGTCCACCTGTCTTCCGCCTCGGGAGGCACGCACGCGTTCCAGATTCACAGCCGGGGTGAGGGCGGTGCGTCTTCGGATTCGAGCTGGGTCCGGCACTGCCAGGGGCAGCTCCAGCCGCTGGGCTCGGCGTTGCCAACGCATGAGTCCCTCGACGGGGTTCGCGCTCGGTGTGCGCAGCATGTGCCGGGCACGGCGGTCTACGCTGAGCTGGAGCGATGCAACGTCCAGTACGACGATGCGCTGCGGACGTTGGGCGAGGCGTGGCGATGGCCGGGCGAGGCGCTCGGGCGCGTGGTGCCTGCCTCGGAGCGGCTTCAGGAGGCGGCTCGTTATCAGCTCCATCCCGCGCTGCTGGACGCGGGGTTGCAGACGCTGGCGGTCGCGATGGCCGCCGAGCCGGATGAGGCCGCGCTCTTCATGCCGGTGGGCATCGAGTCGTTCGAATGCGTCCCAGGCCGGGCGGACGTCCAGTGGGCCCACGTCGCTGTCTCACACGCGTCTCAACCGGATGAACGCAGGGCGGCCCTGACCTTGTTGGATGGGGACGGCCGGGTGGTGGCGGTGGCCCGTGGTGTGCGGCTGCGGCGTGTGGCGGCGGAGCGGCTCCTCGAAGTGCTGGGGGAAGCCCGGGCGCAGGACTGGTTCCACGACGTGACGTGGGAAGAACGTCCGGTGGTTTCGACGCGGGCCGTGTCGGCGGAGTGGCTCATCTTCGCTGACCGGGGTGGTTGGGGTTCGACGTTCGCGGAGGCGTTGCGGCGTGAGGGGGTGCCCAGCGTCATCGTGACGGCGGGGGAGTCCTATCAGCGTCTGAATGCACACCGCTTCGTGGTGGACCCGAAGCGCCCCGAGGACCTGGCGCGCGTGCTGCGAGAGGCGCCCACCCCGACCCCGGAACACGAGGGGCGAGCGCTCTTTCTCTGGGGGCTCGACGAGGGGCTTGGCGCCATGTCGGAGACGGGGGCCCCTGAGTCCACGGTCGCCGCGTTGCACCTCATGAAGGCGCTCATCGCCGTGCCCGGGCGCGCGAAGCTCTGGGTGGTGACTCGGGGGGCTCAAGTCACGGGGACCGGCACGGAGCCGGTGTCGCTGGCACAGTCGCCGCTGTGGGGCATGGGCCGGAGCCTGTCCCTGGAACAGCCCGGGGTGTGGGGTGGCCTCATCGACCTGCCGCCGCTGGCCTCGGCCGATGAGACCTCCGCGGTCCTTCGGGAGATCGCCGCGTCGGGCCACGACGGCGAGGACCAGCTCGTCCTCCGTGAGGGCCGGGTGCTGGTGCCCCGGCTCTCGCGAGGGCGGGTGGAGGCGGGAGGCGAGTCCCCGCGGTTGCGCTCGGATGCGACGTACCTGGTGACGGGAGGGCTGGGCGGGCTGGGGCTGAAGGTCGCACGGTGGTTGGTGGAGCGGGGGGCTCGGCACCTGGTGTTGCTGGGCCGGAGCGGTGTGGCGGACGCCGGGGATGCCGTTTCAGCGCGGCGGCGTGAGGCGCTCGCGTCGCTCCGAGCCCAGGGGGCGACCGTCACCCCGGTGTCGGTGGACGTGGCGGACCGTGAGCGCATGGCGGCGCATCTCGTCTATCTGGCCGCGACGCTCCCGCCGTTGCGCGGGGTGATTCACGCCGCCGCGCTCATCACCGAATGCCCGCTGGAGGACCTGGACGCCGCTGCGATGACGGCGATGTTGCGGCCCAAGGTGCTCGGGAGCTGGGTGCTGCATGAGCTGACGCGCGGAATCGAACTCGACTTCTTCGTGCTGTTCTCCTCCACGTCGACGCTGTGGGGCGCCTCCGGGCTTGCGCACTACGCGGCGGGGAACCAGTTCCTCGAGGCGCTCGCGCACCACCGGCGAATGGGCGGACTGCCCGCGACCACCCTCCACTGGGGAACGTGGGACGAGATTGGCGGCGAGCGTGGCGGCTCCGCTCGCAGCTACACGCGGTTCGGGCTCAACCCCATGGACTCCGAGCGGGCGCTCGACGCGATGGGACAGGTGCTTCGCTCGGGGGCGAGCCACAAGACGGTCGCCTCGGTCGATTGGTCCGTGCTGAAGCCCATCTGGGAGGCCCGGCGTCGCAGGCCTTTCCTTCACCACATGGGCGAGTCCTCACCTGGCGTGGCCCGCGGCGCCACGTCGCGGGCGCGGCTGCTCCTGGAGCTCCAATCGCTCCCGGCGGACCGTCGCTTCGACACGTTGGTTCAACGCATCCAGGGTGAGGTGGGGCGCATCCTCGGATTCGCGCCCATGGAGCTTCCGCCCGCGGACCGTGGCTTCTTCCAGATGGGCATGACGTCCCAGATGTCCGTGGAGCTGCGCAATGTGTTGCAGCGCGGGCTCGAGAAGGAGTTGCCCGCGAGCCTCGCGTTCGACCACCCAACGGTGCTCGCGTTGGCGAAGCGGCTGGCCGCGACAGTCACCTCGGTCGAGGTCCCGTTGCCCGTGCCAACCGCCCCAGCACCGAAGTCCTCGGCGATGTCCGTGGACATCGATGACCTCTCGGCGCGCCTGTCTCAGGTCACCGAGCTGTCAGACGACGAAGTCGAACGGTTGATTGCCCAGAAGCTGCGCTGA
- a CDS encoding type I polyketide synthase — MSKEFYEKISGLSPKRLALLALDLHAEREALQRARSEPIAIVGVSCRIPGGARTPEAFWRLLHDGVDAITEVPRERWDVDALFDPDPTRRGRTYARWGGFIEGVDQFDAAFFGVSPREASRMDPQQRMLLEVAWEALERAGQPPDQLAGSRSGVFLGIIGSDYAQLQARQLGDAPDIYHLTGTSLNAAAGRLAYTLGLQGPCMAIDTACSSSLVGLHLASQSLRNRECDLALAAGTNLMLLPDPTIALSSSRGLAPDGRCKTFDASANGFVRAEGCVVLVLRRLSDALARGDEILSLIVGSAVNQDGASSGLMVPNGPAQERVIEQALASAGLGPERISYVEAHGTGTSLGDPIELQALARALGVGRGPDAPLFVGSVKTNVGHLEASAGLTGVLKTALALRHEVIPPNLHFRRLNPDIVLEGVPVVVPTEPQPWPRTGQPRLAGVSAFGISGTNAHVILQEPPAPMTPPAVPVRDSELLVLSARGPEALRAMAGAHAQWLSSHGEVPLREVCATAAVSRAHHEHRLALAGRTHEALAEQLEAFSRGESVPGAATGRVTGTARHRVVFVFPGQGSQWLGMGRRLLAEEPAFREALEHCDAVIQKWSGFSILEELAAEEGRSRLQEIDVIQPVLFAMEVALAELWRAWGIQPHAVVGHSMGEVAAAHVAGTLSLEDAARIICRRSRLLRGVSGQGAMLLVDLTLEEAKEALRGFEAQVSVAVSNSVRSTVFSGAPGAIEAIAGQLKQRDVFCRFVKVDVASHSPQMDPLRPELLAALEGIQPRASQVPICSTVSGRVTDGAEFGADYWADNLREPVLFSKAIEKLAVDGHDLFIELSPHPILLPAVEQHLRHLGREGTVLPSLRRDEDERGSMLTSLGALYVDGYEVDLARQHPVRGRLAALPTYPWQHERFWMESSPRSRRGGELGLHPLLGRHVPLAGQDGAHLWQTELFADAPAYLADHVVHGEVVLPGTGYLEMALAGAAEVWGQASHALEDVIFQEMMVLPRDEARSVQMRLSPEEDGAKRFQIFSRPADAQGTWTLHAEGRLRERDSAEAFSLDEARARCSVHLEGETHYQLMLERGVAFGPSFRLVKELWKGEGEAVARLELSPSVAAEMSAHQLHPALLDACLQAINGAGLGDRRGETFVPVAVDTLRVHGRPGRELWGHARVRPGTASGPGAIEADVTLLSADGQVLMEARGLMARRLDSVRRRSADEIDGWMYQVEWHEAPREESPSPAEAPAGAWLVLADRQGFGRKLKAALNERGERCVLVSHGPESRQLEPGHHVVDPSRPEGFERILAAEFGAGRPACRGVVHLFSLDVPKPDVGVDALTKARALSVESALHLAQAWVGAGFRDMPRMWLVTEGAQAVTVGAHVEHVAQSSLWGLGRVLSLEHPELRSCNVDLGARDDAQAHALVGELLASSLEDQVALRGTARFVARLTRMARSPSAPVEFRADGTYLITGGLGGLGLELAKWLVERGARHLALLGRKGASSEAHGALDALRAMGAEVRVFKADVAARPDLERVLGEVAADMPPLRGVFHASAVLDDGVLVNLNAERLRKVMEPKVQGAWNLHALTAGAPLEHFVLFAAAGSLLGSPGQGNYAAANAFLDALAAYRRGLGMPALSVDWGAWAAVGLAAAAEARGERITQRGVDSMPPAQALEALGRILDSALPRVVVMRFDLRQWSEFYLTAARSPFLSRLAREQAGGGAAQAVRGAFVETLRATEMLKRAQLLETHLCEQAGHVLRLAPTRIDPQQPLGSMGLDSLMGLEIRNRLEASLGLRLPATLVWRHPTVAALVAHLAELLHLPLTAPVEAPRDEAEALEAAIVNNVKLLSDNEAEALLAEKLAALAD; from the coding sequence ATGAGCAAGGAATTCTACGAGAAGATTTCGGGCCTCTCGCCCAAGAGGCTCGCGTTGCTGGCGCTCGACCTGCACGCGGAGCGCGAGGCACTCCAGCGTGCGCGTTCGGAGCCCATCGCCATCGTGGGCGTGTCCTGCCGGATTCCCGGCGGAGCGCGGACACCGGAGGCCTTCTGGCGATTGCTCCACGACGGCGTGGACGCCATCACCGAAGTGCCGCGCGAGCGCTGGGACGTGGATGCGCTGTTCGACCCGGACCCCACCCGGCGGGGCCGGACCTATGCGCGCTGGGGTGGGTTCATCGAAGGCGTGGATCAATTCGACGCCGCCTTCTTCGGTGTCTCCCCTCGGGAGGCGTCGCGCATGGACCCTCAGCAGCGGATGTTGCTGGAGGTCGCGTGGGAGGCACTCGAACGCGCGGGGCAGCCTCCGGACCAGCTCGCCGGAAGCCGATCCGGTGTCTTCCTGGGCATCATCGGCAGTGACTACGCGCAGCTTCAGGCCCGCCAGCTCGGGGATGCCCCGGACATCTACCACCTGACGGGCACGTCGCTGAACGCCGCGGCCGGCCGTCTGGCGTACACGTTGGGGCTTCAGGGCCCGTGCATGGCCATCGACACCGCGTGCTCGTCATCGCTCGTGGGCCTGCACCTGGCCAGTCAGAGCCTGCGCAACCGCGAGTGCGACCTGGCGCTCGCGGCTGGCACCAACCTCATGCTGCTGCCGGACCCGACGATTGCCCTCTCCAGCAGCCGCGGGCTCGCACCGGATGGGCGGTGCAAGACCTTCGACGCGTCTGCCAATGGCTTCGTGCGCGCGGAGGGCTGCGTGGTCCTGGTGCTCAGGCGCCTCTCGGACGCACTGGCGCGAGGCGATGAGATTCTCTCGCTCATCGTGGGCTCGGCGGTGAACCAGGACGGCGCCAGCAGTGGACTCATGGTGCCCAACGGTCCGGCGCAGGAACGCGTCATCGAACAGGCGCTGGCGAGCGCTGGGCTCGGGCCTGAACGGATTTCCTATGTCGAGGCCCACGGGACGGGGACCTCGTTGGGCGACCCCATCGAGCTTCAAGCGCTGGCGCGTGCGCTGGGAGTAGGACGCGGTCCAGATGCACCGCTCTTCGTCGGCTCGGTGAAGACGAACGTCGGACACCTGGAGGCGAGCGCGGGCCTCACGGGCGTGCTGAAGACGGCGCTCGCGCTTCGTCACGAGGTGATTCCGCCGAACCTGCACTTCCGTCGCCTGAACCCGGACATCGTCCTGGAGGGGGTGCCGGTGGTTGTTCCCACCGAGCCGCAGCCGTGGCCTCGGACCGGGCAGCCGCGTTTGGCAGGCGTGAGTGCCTTTGGCATCAGCGGAACCAATGCGCACGTCATCCTCCAGGAGCCGCCCGCGCCTATGACTCCGCCGGCGGTGCCTGTTCGGGATTCGGAGCTGCTCGTGCTGTCGGCGCGCGGTCCGGAGGCGCTCCGGGCCATGGCGGGCGCACACGCGCAATGGCTCTCCTCGCACGGTGAGGTGCCACTTCGGGAGGTCTGCGCCACGGCGGCCGTGTCTCGCGCCCACCACGAGCATCGACTGGCGCTCGCGGGCCGGACCCATGAGGCGCTCGCGGAGCAGCTTGAGGCTTTCTCTCGCGGTGAGTCCGTGCCGGGGGCGGCGACTGGTCGTGTGACGGGGACGGCCCGACACCGCGTGGTGTTCGTGTTTCCGGGACAGGGCTCCCAGTGGCTGGGGATGGGCCGGAGGTTGCTGGCGGAGGAACCGGCGTTCCGCGAGGCATTGGAGCACTGCGACGCGGTCATTCAGAAGTGGTCGGGCTTCAGCATCCTGGAAGAGCTCGCGGCGGAGGAGGGCCGTAGCCGTCTCCAGGAGATTGACGTCATCCAGCCCGTGCTCTTCGCGATGGAGGTCGCGCTGGCGGAGCTGTGGCGCGCGTGGGGCATCCAGCCGCACGCGGTGGTGGGGCACAGCATGGGGGAGGTCGCCGCCGCGCATGTCGCGGGGACGCTGAGTCTGGAGGACGCCGCGAGAATCATCTGCCGACGCAGTCGCTTGCTGCGGGGCGTGAGTGGCCAGGGCGCCATGCTCCTGGTGGACCTGACGTTGGAGGAGGCGAAGGAGGCCCTGCGCGGCTTCGAGGCGCAGGTCTCCGTCGCGGTGAGCAACAGCGTGCGCTCCACCGTGTTCTCCGGCGCACCGGGCGCCATCGAAGCCATCGCGGGTCAGCTCAAGCAGCGCGACGTCTTCTGCCGCTTCGTGAAAGTGGATGTGGCGTCGCACAGCCCGCAGATGGACCCGCTGCGGCCGGAGTTGCTCGCCGCCTTGGAGGGAATCCAGCCGCGCGCATCACAGGTCCCCATCTGTTCGACAGTCTCAGGGAGGGTGACGGATGGTGCGGAGTTCGGCGCGGACTACTGGGCCGACAATCTCCGTGAGCCGGTGTTGTTCTCGAAGGCCATCGAGAAGCTCGCAGTGGATGGCCATGACCTCTTCATCGAGCTGAGTCCGCATCCCATCCTCCTGCCCGCGGTGGAGCAGCACCTGCGGCACCTCGGACGCGAAGGGACGGTGCTGCCGTCGCTCCGGCGGGACGAGGACGAGCGCGGTTCGATGCTGACCTCACTGGGCGCTCTGTACGTCGACGGGTACGAGGTCGACCTCGCGCGCCAGCACCCGGTGCGAGGCCGGCTCGCGGCGCTGCCCACCTATCCTTGGCAGCACGAGCGCTTCTGGATGGAGTCTTCGCCAAGGTCCCGGCGGGGCGGTGAGCTGGGGCTCCATCCGCTGCTGGGTCGGCATGTGCCGCTGGCCGGACAGGACGGTGCGCATCTCTGGCAGACCGAGCTGTTCGCTGACGCCCCGGCGTACCTGGCGGACCACGTCGTCCACGGGGAGGTCGTGCTGCCAGGCACTGGTTATCTGGAGATGGCGCTCGCGGGGGCCGCCGAGGTTTGGGGACAGGCGAGCCATGCGCTCGAGGACGTCATCTTCCAGGAGATGATGGTGCTGCCCCGGGACGAGGCGCGCTCGGTTCAGATGCGCCTCAGCCCCGAGGAGGATGGCGCGAAGCGCTTCCAGATTTTCAGCAGACCGGCGGACGCTCAGGGCACCTGGACGCTGCACGCCGAAGGGCGGCTGCGCGAGAGGGATTCGGCCGAGGCGTTCTCGCTCGATGAGGCGAGGGCGCGCTGCTCCGTACACCTGGAAGGGGAGACGCACTACCAGCTCATGCTGGAGCGCGGCGTGGCGTTCGGGCCGAGCTTTCGTCTGGTGAAGGAGCTGTGGAAGGGCGAAGGCGAGGCGGTGGCCCGCTTGGAGCTGTCGCCGTCCGTGGCGGCGGAGATGTCAGCGCACCAGCTCCATCCCGCGCTGCTGGATGCCTGCTTGCAAGCCATCAACGGTGCGGGTCTGGGGGACCGTCGGGGCGAGACGTTCGTCCCGGTGGCCGTGGACACGCTTCGCGTCCACGGGCGCCCTGGCCGAGAGCTCTGGGGGCACGCCCGTGTTCGTCCAGGCACCGCGAGCGGCCCGGGGGCGATTGAAGCGGACGTGACGCTGCTGAGCGCGGACGGCCAGGTCCTGATGGAGGCGAGGGGTCTGATGGCGCGTCGTCTGGACTCGGTGCGCCGGCGCTCCGCGGACGAAATCGACGGGTGGATGTATCAGGTCGAGTGGCACGAGGCTCCGCGCGAGGAGTCCCCCTCACCCGCGGAGGCGCCAGCCGGAGCATGGCTGGTGCTCGCGGACCGCCAGGGGTTCGGGCGGAAGCTGAAGGCCGCGCTGAACGAGCGCGGTGAACGCTGCGTCCTCGTATCGCACGGGCCGGAGTCGCGTCAGCTCGAACCCGGTCACCACGTGGTCGACCCGTCACGGCCGGAGGGCTTCGAGCGAATCCTGGCGGCGGAGTTCGGCGCGGGGCGGCCCGCGTGCCGAGGCGTCGTGCACCTCTTCAGTCTGGACGTGCCGAAGCCGGACGTGGGCGTGGATGCGCTGACGAAGGCACGGGCGTTGAGCGTGGAGAGCGCCCTGCACCTCGCGCAGGCGTGGGTCGGCGCGGGATTCCGGGACATGCCCCGGATGTGGTTGGTGACGGAAGGCGCCCAGGCCGTCACGGTGGGCGCGCATGTCGAGCACGTCGCGCAGTCCTCGCTCTGGGGACTGGGGCGGGTGCTGTCGCTGGAGCACCCGGAGCTGCGGAGCTGCAACGTGGACCTGGGCGCCCGCGACGACGCCCAGGCGCATGCGCTGGTGGGCGAGCTGCTCGCGTCGAGCCTGGAAGATCAGGTCGCGCTCCGGGGGACGGCGCGGTTCGTGGCGCGGCTGACTCGGATGGCGCGGAGTCCATCCGCGCCGGTGGAGTTCCGCGCGGATGGCACCTACCTGATAACGGGAGGTCTGGGAGGCTTGGGCCTGGAGCTCGCGAAGTGGCTGGTCGAGCGTGGCGCGCGGCACCTCGCGTTGCTGGGACGGAAGGGCGCTTCCTCGGAGGCGCACGGGGCGCTGGACGCCCTTCGCGCGATGGGGGCCGAGGTTCGCGTCTTCAAGGCCGATGTCGCCGCGCGTCCGGACCTCGAGCGTGTGTTGGGGGAGGTCGCGGCGGACATGCCTCCGCTCCGAGGCGTCTTCCACGCCTCGGCCGTGCTCGACGACGGCGTCCTGGTGAACCTCAACGCGGAGCGGTTGCGCAAGGTGATGGAGCCCAAGGTCCAGGGCGCCTGGAACCTGCATGCGCTGACGGCGGGGGCTCCGCTCGAACACTTCGTGCTCTTCGCCGCGGCGGGCTCACTGCTGGGCTCACCGGGCCAGGGCAACTACGCGGCGGCCAATGCCTTCCTCGACGCGTTGGCGGCTTATCGGCGGGGGCTCGGCATGCCCGCGTTGAGCGTGGACTGGGGGGCCTGGGCGGCCGTGGGACTGGCGGCAGCGGCGGAGGCGCGCGGAGAGCGCATCACCCAACGCGGCGTGGACAGCATGCCGCCCGCGCAGGCCCTGGAGGCCCTGGGCCGCATCCTGGACAGCGCGTTGCCACGCGTGGTGGTGATGCGCTTCGACCTGCGGCAGTGGAGCGAGTTCTACCTCACGGCGGCGCGTTCACCGTTCCTGTCCCGGCTGGCGCGGGAACAGGCCGGTGGTGGCGCGGCCCAGGCGGTGAGGGGGGCCTTCGTGGAGACGCTTCGGGCCACGGAGATGCTCAAGCGAGCCCAACTGCTGGAAACACACCTGTGTGAGCAGGCGGGGCACGTGCTCCGTCTGGCGCCGACGCGAATCGACCCGCAGCAGCCGCTGGGCAGCATGGGGCTGGATTCGCTGATGGGTTTGGAGATTCGCAACCGGCTCGAGGCCAGCCTGGGGCTGCGGCTGCCCGCGACGCTGGTGTGGCGTCACCCGACGGTGGCGGCGCTGGTCGCGCATCTGGCGGAGCTTCTGCACCTGCCTCTGACAGCCCCGGTCGAAGCGCCGAGGGATGAAGCCGAGGCGCTCGAAGCCGCCATCGTCAACAACGTCAAGCTGCTCTCGGACAACGAAGCCGAGGCGCTCCTCGCGGAGAAGCTCGCCGCGCTCGCGGATTGA